The genomic stretch TGCTGCCAAGGTGCCACCTTGGTTGTTACTGGACCCGGCTGAAGGGCGATTTGCCGGTGGAGTGATGCCTTCGTCCTTCATTTTCTTGAAACAATTTCGCGCAAAATGTCCAGCTTTGTGGCAGTAATCACAATTCCTCGTGGGAGGCATGATTGGAGTGCCCGCAGGTATGACTCTGTTCTTTTTCTCTGGTATTAGTGGAGCGGAAGGTGCCTGCCTAGGCCTGACTAGGGTGCCGCTCACTAGAGAGCGAGTCCTCATAGTGCGTTCAAAATCTTTTTCTACCCGCATGGCTTTGTCCACTAGTTCTGCAAAATCTCCGAAATCCCAGGCGCATAGCCGTGACTGAATACCTGGCCTGAGTCCTTCCTTGAACTTTTGTAGCTTGTATTCCATATCTTCCAGGGCCTTAGGCATGAAACGGGAGAGTTCGTCAAATCTAGCCTCGTATTGGGCAACAGTCATACTACCCTGTTCCAGCTTCAAGAACTGGGCTATTTTCTCGTTCCTACATGACCGAGGAAAATACTTTTCCAGGAATTTTTCTCGGAAGCCTGCCCATGTCCAGGCGTACGTGGCTGGAACACCCCGCTGCACACTCTGCCACCAGTTTTCTGCTTCTCCTTCTAACAGATAGGTAGCTAAGGTCACCATTTGCGAATCAGAACACTCCAGGGGCCGCATTAGCTTAGTGATTCTTGCCAGCCAGTGTTCCGCCTTCACCGGATCTGGCGCCCCTTCGAACGTGGGCGGGCGAAGCCTTTGAAATCGTTCAAAGATATCTGCACTTCGACCCTCTCTATCTCGTGACGACTCTCGACGATCCCTACTCCGTAAAGtctccatcatcaatgcatgcaTGTCTTGCTGTTGCCGTGCGAACGTGTCCTGTTGTTGTTGCATTGCCGCTGCCATTTGTGCGAAAGCAGAAAAGGCTACCGCCCCCATAGGTGTGTCAGCATGTGCGTTGGCTGAAGGTTCAGCCGAAGGCGTCCGCTGCTCAAAGTATTGCGAGGGTGGCCCTGATGGAAGGGCCTGAGGGGATGGAGAATCCCCAACAGCTTCGGACCTCGTGTCCTCATTCGCCACTCCAGGTGGAAGGCCTGGTGTGTAGACAGGGCTATGCTCCCTCTGGCGCTCGGTTGGTGGAATGGGGTGGACATCAATCGTATTGGTTCGTTGGGATCATAATACTGGTGGCATGGTTCTGAGAGATTTAGaatttcatggtttaggtgataGATTAGTGAATTAGCATGGTATGACTATGACAGTAACATTGAGTATATATTAATCATTAAATAAGCCATGATTAAATGAACCTAAATATCCTAAATCATTCTAAATATCGGGCCTCTTTGCCActtcaatttatatatatatatatatataatcttactattattattaattaAGGGGACCTAAGTATTTCTTGTTTCTTCATTTGTTCTTTCTGCCTACATTCTACGGGGATTTTCCTAAAGtttcatataattttattttttttcccacaGCCTGGCTATCTCAGactctgctctgataccaactgtaacaccccATGTTTCTAGAACCTAAGTACGAGACTTGTTCTGGAAACCCGAGAgttaataaatcagagatctagcGGAAGATTAAAATCAGAGTATGATAGCGTAAGCAAGCATGGATTAATATCATATAAGTTCAATTATttagcccactcagctgggggccttattacacttttttatttttaaacaaaaattaCCAATGTATCAAATTAAACATAAGAGCACTACTGCTATTAATTTAAATCGAAACAACCGGCCGCTTCTTGTTGCGGCTCGTCTTCGTAATATCCGTTTTCAGGCTCCACCATCGTACCATCAGGGTCAGTACTATCGTTTTCTCCACCTATACCTGCatactctgtacggttggatattcgatgaatgagtggccagctcagtgtgaattcccctcaagattacacaccgccgccttagttaagcatagttaaaaacaacaacattcaaaatagtacatgatgcagtctttttatatgcatggatgcatgaatgcgcatcgacctggggatgtttatctagtcggacttgggctcgtcacccatgcaatcatcgacctggggatgtatccagtcggacaaataggtcgatagtcggtggtctgggaggtagcaaagtaatcccttaatgctcccaagggaacatgctacaacatccagaattagccacccgtcatcgccaatatgctatggatgcatgatcagccaacccgttattattccaattacaatcagccattttaagttactcaatggtcactgcggggggctcgtcacccagcgtaggccgacagctcgggcatagtgtcccattaccaccatccccggctcatgagatttctcccaccttaggatgcttaatgaaacCCATTGATCAGTGGTCAATTAAATTAATTGAGTAGGGAATCTCATGTCCTACATAACCTTCAATCAAGGGTTCATTcgattccacactccatcatgttacatcctaagtatgggttcacatacactaaagggtttacccactaataagtgtagtgaatataggttcatgatgacttacaacaattcatataAAAATACACTGCTATAGCATGAcaggcatatgttaagcataataatcaaaacaggtcatgatgtgaactataaattaaaatgagagctatcatgtagCAACTATCACATGTAATCATGTTTCACAATTATCGATcataaatcatatataaatcatacaagagatcgcatgctatgaattaaaaattttaatatttgataaagactataacttaaaccaatttggaaatggaaagcttaaggggaaaaatcatcaccttatactttgaattgcctaccagtgttgctagggagtgcgtgtttccttagaatcagaccctatcatgagttataaatttatacagttatgttcaagcttacaaactatttagggttaagaTCTCAACCTAAGGTCTAGATTACCTAGCCGGGTCAAACATTGATACATGTAAGATCCAGGTAACGTTAACCACACTCCACATGGAATATATGTATAGTGATCAAaccagagatcatgtgggcccctcagattactagagaagtagtaccccatccaagtcggcaggtgggatggaaaacttcggccaactggcgtgcacgattaggatttatttggtaataataccaaaaagagaggggttttatagcaatggatgaaaagatagatatttatatattaaaatcaagaaGTGAGAGTCAGACCTTTTAATGTGGCTGAAATGCAACCGGTTTCAAGAGATCCGCACTAGAACtggaatcaaaattttaaaacagaaaactACATGAGGCGATCAAAACAGGAGAATTTAAATCCAACTAAATGGGAGAACggaaaaattctaataatggtggAAATTGGAGTTTAGATCTGGGGTTTTACCTGAATCTTTCAGCTTCCTCTTCCTCccacgtttcttcttttctttctgtcgtgGCTTATATTGGTGGGACGGGAAGTCTTTTGTAAACATGAGGACCCGTGCATATCCTTCATGTGAAATCTTGGCTGAAATCTTGGTTATCCTTGGTTTTGGTGATCCTCAGGAGTGTACACATTATGTGTACATGCACCACCAATGTGTGGGGCCTTCAGTGAGgattagtgagatccataccgtctgtcatgttttatgggtcctatttaggccatctgactatgggtggtgcaatatcaaaactcaagtggcccatgctaaTGGGGCACACCCCAAATCTAAACTACATATCGTTACAATGACGATTTTCATGGGCATTGGTGTAGCATGCGAGAGATTTCCTTTTCCAAATCGGTCCTTCAGTTAGCAGGGTCCACTGAGGGTGGGGATCATCCCATATGGAGTGGTGAGATCTATTGATGTTAATCCTAGTTGAAACATGATtgatctattgatgctaatcGTAGTTGGGACGTGATTGTTTTAGGAGGAAGAAACGGAGGTAGttctttttgaatttgaatacatATTTCGGAATGATTTCTATCTTGGAGAGTTGAGACTTACTGTagcattgagtggggtccactttgatggcaTTCTCagagatctaatccgttcattagttttgtagggttgttttaggccaagggccaaaatatggtgggaatccattgatcaggtgacccatacgcggggtagggaagtggggtgAAACTCGTCATTCCGCTCGGTTTAGTCGCTGTAACAACAGTTAGCTTTTGCGGAAAGAATGCCAATTCTGttttattaggtggggtccacttgtgatgatccttcggagaatccatgccattcaccactatttGCATGTCGTTGTAGCCCACAGCCCCAAGTTTGAGTCAGATCCgctttccaggtgggccacacgatctgtTAATACATTAAATGGTATTTAACGTCAAACTccatgcacgtagaaatttgaGTGAATTGATATTTTGTGAGAAGTTCACTTTACCACTaatagttgtacgatccgctctaTTCATTGTGTTCCCCATatcctgctaggattaaggtccaaaaatagggcagatctgttgatcgggtgggccatactatccgattcaagcatcaatggtggcatgtaatggcattcactatttacgaactcgccatccattttttaaccggcatccgacgcccgttatgtcgaaatgtgccgtccgaatgtcttgaaatttgacgaacatgcatcatttttcgtgcTATTTCAtgtgatccagtttgggtcccgatctcccgaggatgaataaaatattcttttaatggctaatatacttcaaaatttcaaaagaatatttgtacacctctaatcaatAAGTTACCGGTCAGTTTGGACTTAGAacttaagatcttcatgatgatcggtttaccgtgatgttcttgtggcccgtttggcagatccaaatatgaccgggggtcagatgactagctaaaaataagagaacttaatggttaacactcttactatgtatgtaggtgggtatacggtcagtttcgtaaacggataatatgtaaagcgggtttcaggagaattaggggtaaagcatgtgtatcgtcagattagggtgtcttattcatacgtgtaggtttctcagattgtaattctaatggtgggttaagcatattcatatggtgtgaacaaggtgaacggatcagaatcttgatctgataagtgtacggacggatgtgGAGATTaagtagctaaattaatgggatctaagggctgaaattttatgtgtacggttgatttatgataattagacctggtataaaatttcacatgaaacggatcatgagaaccatgtgaatttgaattcaaggtataggttgatggcatttttgtaattattgttaatctaagagttttgtgaaatctaacagttctacttggttctatgtctatttctaaacaattcttacaaaataacttgcatctaaatcattatggttaaagagttattcaccgatttagtcgagggaaggtacatgtatccgaccacatgatcaacggtcggatgacttgatttatggatgaaggccATTCCCAGTGGTCAGATTCAAGTTTGAGGATAGATGCAAGGTGAGAAtagttaaattggtatcgtactcaTATATATGGTAgactaaatttatggtaacacccgaggactttcaatacttgggtattgaaaagttcggggtgttacacctatagccttaacctaaacctgtaacctataacctaaatataaacctaaaacctaaatgtattcttaaatccctaaacctaaacctatacctaatcctaatctcaactccctcacctaaacctaaacctaaacttgaaaaccaaaacctaaacctgatcccgaacccgaactcgatttcctaaacctaaaccttaacctattctcaattccctaaacctatagcttataacttaaacttaaacctaaacctaaaccttaacctaaacctaaacctaaacctaaacctgtaacctctaacctagacctaaacctaaaacctaaatgtattctcaaatccttaaacctaaatctaa from Magnolia sinica isolate HGM2019 chromosome 17, MsV1, whole genome shotgun sequence encodes the following:
- the LOC131230453 gene encoding uncharacterized protein LOC131230453, encoding MAAAMQQQQDTFARQQQDMHALMMETLRSRDRRESSRDREGRSADIFERFQRLRPPTFEGAPDPVKAEHWLARITKLMRPLECSDSQMVTLATYLLEGEAENWWQSVQRGVPATYAWTWAGFREKFLEKYFPRSCRNEKIAQFLKLEQGSMTVAQYEARFDELSRFMPKALEDMEYKLQKFKEGLRPGIQSRLCAWDFGDFAELVDKAMRVEKDFERTMRTRSLVSGTLVRPRQAPSAPLIPEKKNRVIPAGTPIMPPTRNCDYCHKAGHFARNCFKKMKDEGITPPANRPSAGSSNNQGGTLAAAA